A genomic stretch from Spiroplasma endosymbiont of Clivina fossor includes:
- a CDS encoding phosphatidate cytidylyltransferase — MKKRIITSIFLISFAILYLFVGAIYQEWRGFNVWYMPYAFLIVNSMLLGITIFEVMNLRKGESFNWVIKAIIFVFAIILLWFPIAENIKYEPYWNKYDGPTRIQWWQSWMVLLVYMTFLLVILLMVKVFKKFSANDALFIFCMTLYLVFAFKAMNYIMLQPGFGWPSVSVVLLITISNDTFAYIGGTLVGKNALAPKISPSKTWEGAIIGILVTWVLVLGYIVLLTEFTKYQPFANFFTTKTDDYKYVIYFLLILFLSLISHMGDLLFSFIKRNHNVKDFSQGLPGHGGFLDRIDSLSLVLIFTGFFMLIQSFSTI; from the coding sequence ATGAAAAAGCGAATTATTACTAGTATCTTTTTAATTTCTTTTGCAATTTTATATTTATTTGTTGGGGCGATATATCAAGAGTGAAGAGGTTTTAATGTTTGATATATGCCATATGCATTTTTAATAGTTAATAGTATGTTATTAGGGATTACAATTTTTGAGGTGATGAATTTAAGGAAAGGAGAAAGTTTTAATTGGGTTATTAAAGCTATTATTTTTGTTTTTGCAATTATATTATTATGGTTTCCCATAGCAGAGAATATTAAGTATGAACCGTATTGAAATAAGTATGATGGTCCAACTCGGATTCAGTGATGACAATCATGAATGGTATTATTAGTTTATATGACATTTTTGTTAGTTATTTTACTAATGGTGAAAGTTTTTAAGAAGTTTAGTGCTAATGATGCATTATTTATATTTTGTATGACACTTTATTTAGTATTTGCTTTTAAAGCAATGAATTATATTATGCTTCAACCAGGGTTTGGTTGACCATCAGTTAGTGTGGTTTTATTAATTACTATTAGTAATGATACATTTGCTTATATTGGCGGAACATTAGTTGGCAAAAATGCTCTTGCTCCAAAAATTAGTCCTAGTAAAACATGAGAAGGGGCGATTATTGGTATTTTAGTAACCTGGGTACTTGTTTTAGGATATATTGTGTTATTAACGGAGTTTACGAAGTATCAGCCATTTGCTAACTTTTTTACAACGAAAACAGATGATTATAAATATGTAATTTATTTCTTGTTAATTTTATTTTTGTCATTAATAAGTCATATGGGTGATTTACTTTTTTCATTTATTAAACGGAATCATAATGTAAAAGATTTTTCTCAGGGTTTACCAGGTCACGGAGGATTTTTGGATCGGATTGATAGTTTGTCATTGGTATTAATATTTACTGGATTTTTTATGTTAATCCAGAGCTTTTCAACAATTTAA
- a CDS encoding PolC-type DNA polymerase III, translated as MEKNLQQLWKIMKFSLKNDILQQAKLLKIEFKKKNDTLYFTLQINKILPIEIIRELEQCLLKLDFRSKITFLCVDANYVMEQIVDYWEYIKQTKTKQKEYINSNISCDNLVLENNDLLIKVNNESQMALTNRHLKYYQERMRRYGFQNLSLKIKIEQYDVLIDPAMIQIEEEERMKVQQREQQQVKTLPVKKRRFKGNLSSSDNLLLQDSCKISELEEEVRGVIIQGQIFRKDCKLTKTKRWIYSILISDFSDAIALRYFTSDDMKDKLLEELQEKDWVVVKGDVRFDNFSREQVLWVNKIQKIADPHLRTDDMLEKRIEFHLHTKMSAMDGVTSIGEYIKQASLWKHSAIAITDHLNVQSFPDAQMAQKKYPTVKVIYGVEMQMIDSSVKAITNATSDAINACKFVIFDIETTGLSSRYDEIIEFGAVVIEGRGLSDKRYDFLIKPKSNVSAFSESLTGISNEMLQDKPPIEVVVAEIKEVLQDAVLVAHNASFDIGFIQELWNQMGYGKLTNPIIDTLQLSRLLQQQLRYHRLGTVARKYNIKYNEEIAHRADYDAEILADVFAVMLTDLEDNYQVKTLLDIEKINYEPIFAKLFGNHTTVIAKNEQGLKDLFSLVSLSHTKYFYSSPKITIAALQEMRANVFIGSGCVNGQVFEFARNRSQQELEAIMQFYDYIEVQPLSVYNHLVESGEMTVEHLMRIVKNIVHTAKKLNKVVIASSDTHYLNPQDKIFRDVYINTKGLGGRMHPLFDRKGRVKNNPEQHLRTTAEMLNEFSFLEDEVLIKELVVINPNYLNEQISWLRPIKDDLYTSVIDDGDVDSNLKRLCYDNAKKIYGAVLPIMVEERLSRELDAILKHGFGVVYWIAHLLVTRSLNDGYLVGSRGSVGSSLVATMAKITEVNPLVPHYVCSQCQYSEFVSDENIRSGYDLPPKNCPQCRHLLTGDGQDIPFETFLGFDGDKVPDIDLNFSGEYQMIAHNFTKEMFGADNVFRAGTISTVAQKTAFGYARGYLEDVKGNHFVKKAYLEWLAQGCEGVKRTTGQHPGGIIVVPKNYDVNDFTPVNFPADDITSQWKTTHFDFHAIHDNLLKLDILGHVDPTALKMLHDLTGYDPQNILCNDAEVLSLFSSPEIMKITSSDINNEKTGAVGLPEFGTQFVRKMLEETNPTSFADLVQISGLSHGTDVWVNNAQTLITHQDLKLKDVIGCRDDIMTYLIHREIPSDIAFNIMETVRKGKGVTDEQQKIMISHNVPQWYIASCQKIKYMFPKAHATAYVLMALRIAWYKINYPHEYYATYFSTRCDVFDIKTIAKGRNAVLTKLTDILSRMDNGYNVVNKLTQKEKDLVPVLEVALEMYARKIEFIGINLEHSLATNFVVQEFAGVKKIVPPLSALDGLGSTVANSIVEARTERAIASLEDLQKRTSITKTHLKEFEEMGMLSGLDKFDQISLNFFE; from the coding sequence ATGGAAAAGAATTTACAGCAATTGTGAAAAATAATGAAGTTTTCTTTAAAAAATGACATTTTACAACAAGCAAAATTATTGAAAATAGAATTTAAGAAAAAGAATGATACGCTGTATTTTACATTGCAAATCAACAAAATTTTACCAATTGAAATTATTAGGGAACTTGAACAATGTTTATTGAAACTTGATTTTCGTAGTAAAATAACTTTTTTATGTGTTGATGCTAATTATGTAATGGAACAAATTGTTGATTATTGAGAATATATTAAGCAAACTAAGACAAAACAAAAAGAGTATATTAATAGTAATATTTCTTGTGATAATTTAGTGTTGGAAAATAATGATTTACTTATTAAAGTTAATAATGAATCACAAATGGCATTGACTAATCGGCATTTAAAATATTATCAGGAGCGAATGCGTCGGTATGGTTTTCAAAACTTGTCTTTAAAAATAAAAATTGAACAATATGATGTTTTGATTGATCCAGCGATGATACAAATTGAAGAAGAAGAACGAATGAAAGTCCAACAAAGAGAACAACAACAAGTAAAGACTTTGCCTGTCAAAAAACGGAGATTTAAAGGCAACTTGTCTAGTAGTGATAATTTATTGTTGCAAGACTCTTGTAAAATTTCAGAATTGGAAGAAGAAGTTCGGGGGGTTATTATTCAAGGACAAATTTTTCGTAAAGATTGTAAATTAACAAAAACTAAACGATGAATTTATTCAATATTAATTAGTGATTTTAGTGATGCGATTGCCTTACGATATTTTACAAGTGATGATATGAAAGACAAGCTTTTAGAAGAATTACAAGAAAAGGATTGAGTTGTTGTTAAAGGTGATGTGCGGTTTGATAATTTTTCTCGTGAACAAGTTTTGTGAGTAAATAAAATTCAAAAGATTGCTGATCCGCATTTACGAACTGATGATATGCTAGAAAAGCGGATTGAATTTCATTTGCATACAAAAATGAGTGCGATGGATGGGGTTACAAGTATTGGTGAATATATTAAACAAGCAAGTCTTTGAAAACATTCAGCAATTGCGATTACTGATCATTTAAATGTTCAATCATTTCCTGATGCGCAAATGGCTCAAAAGAAATATCCTACTGTTAAGGTTATTTATGGTGTGGAAATGCAAATGATTGATAGTAGTGTTAAAGCGATTACTAATGCTACTAGTGATGCGATTAATGCTTGTAAGTTTGTTATTTTTGATATTGAAACAACAGGATTGTCCAGTCGTTATGATGAAATTATTGAATTTGGAGCGGTAGTTATTGAAGGTCGGGGGTTAAGTGATAAAAGATATGATTTTTTAATTAAACCCAAAAGTAATGTTAGTGCTTTTAGTGAATCATTAACTGGGATTAGTAATGAAATGTTACAAGATAAGCCACCAATTGAAGTTGTGGTTGCTGAGATTAAAGAAGTTTTACAGGATGCTGTTCTTGTGGCTCATAATGCATCATTTGATATTGGTTTTATTCAAGAACTGTGAAATCAAATGGGTTATGGAAAACTTACTAATCCGATTATTGATACTTTGCAATTATCACGATTATTGCAACAACAGTTACGCTATCATCGTTTAGGAACGGTTGCTAGAAAATATAATATTAAGTATAATGAAGAAATTGCTCATCGTGCTGATTATGATGCTGAAATATTAGCTGATGTATTTGCCGTGATGTTAACGGATTTAGAAGATAATTATCAAGTAAAAACATTATTAGATATTGAAAAGATTAATTATGAACCAATTTTTGCCAAGCTATTTGGTAATCATACAACAGTAATTGCTAAAAATGAGCAAGGATTGAAAGATTTATTTTCGTTAGTTTCGTTGTCGCATACTAAGTACTTTTATAGTAGTCCTAAAATTACGATTGCGGCATTGCAAGAAATGCGCGCTAATGTTTTTATTGGTTCTGGTTGTGTTAATGGTCAGGTTTTTGAGTTTGCTCGTAATCGGAGTCAACAAGAATTGGAAGCAATAATGCAATTTTATGATTATATTGAAGTACAACCGCTAAGTGTTTACAATCATTTAGTTGAAAGTGGTGAGATGACAGTTGAACATTTAATGCGGATTGTAAAAAATATTGTTCATACTGCAAAGAAGCTTAATAAGGTGGTTATTGCTTCTTCTGATACTCATTATTTAAATCCGCAAGATAAGATTTTTCGTGATGTATATATTAATACTAAGGGTTTAGGAGGAAGGATGCATCCTTTATTTGACCGTAAAGGTCGGGTTAAAAATAATCCTGAGCAACATTTAAGAACGACTGCTGAAATGTTAAATGAGTTTAGTTTTTTAGAAGATGAAGTTTTAATTAAGGAATTGGTTGTTATTAATCCTAATTATTTAAATGAACAAATTTCGTGATTGCGACCGATTAAAGATGATTTGTATACTTCAGTAATTGATGATGGTGATGTTGATAGTAATTTGAAAAGATTATGTTATGATAACGCGAAAAAGATTTATGGTGCAGTATTGCCAATAATGGTAGAAGAAAGATTATCGCGGGAGTTAGATGCGATTTTAAAGCATGGTTTTGGGGTTGTTTATTGAATTGCTCATTTATTAGTTACAAGGTCATTAAATGATGGTTATTTGGTTGGTTCTCGTGGTTCTGTGGGGTCGTCATTAGTTGCAACGATGGCGAAGATTACCGAAGTAAATCCATTAGTGCCACATTATGTGTGTTCGCAATGTCAATATAGTGAATTTGTGAGTGATGAAAATATTCGTAGTGGTTATGATCTACCACCAAAAAATTGTCCGCAATGTCGTCATCTTTTAACTGGTGATGGTCAAGATATTCCGTTTGAAACCTTTTTAGGTTTTGATGGTGATAAAGTACCCGATATTGATTTGAATTTTTCTGGTGAGTATCAAATGATTGCTCATAATTTTACTAAAGAGATGTTTGGTGCGGATAATGTGTTTCGGGCGGGAACAATTTCTACCGTGGCACAAAAAACAGCATTTGGTTATGCTCGTGGTTATTTGGAAGATGTGAAAGGTAATCATTTTGTTAAAAAAGCATATTTAGAATGATTAGCACAAGGATGTGAGGGTGTTAAACGAACAACCGGACAACATCCGGGGGGAATTATTGTTGTTCCTAAGAATTATGATGTTAATGATTTTACGCCAGTAAATTTCCCAGCCGATGATATTACTTCGCAGTGAAAAACAACGCATTTTGATTTTCATGCTATTCATGATAACTTGTTAAAGTTAGATATTTTGGGGCATGTTGATCCCACAGCATTAAAAATGCTACATGACCTTACTGGATATGATCCGCAAAATATTTTGTGTAATGATGCCGAAGTACTTTCATTATTTAGTTCCCCAGAAATTATGAAGATTACTAGTAGTGATATTAATAATGAAAAAACTGGAGCGGTGGGTTTACCTGAGTTTGGTACTCAATTTGTTCGTAAAATGTTAGAAGAAACAAATCCGACGAGTTTTGCTGATTTAGTGCAAATTTCTGGTTTATCGCATGGTACTGATGTGTGAGTAAATAATGCCCAAACATTAATTACCCATCAAGATTTAAAATTAAAAGATGTTATTGGTTGTCGTGATGATATTATGACTTATTTAATTCATCGTGAAATTCCGTCAGATATTGCTTTTAACATTATGGAAACGGTTCGTAAAGGAAAGGGTGTCACTGATGAGCAACAAAAAATTATGATTAGTCATAATGTTCCCCAATGATATATTGCATCGTGTCAAAAAATTAAGTATATGTTTCCTAAGGCACATGCGACAGCTTATGTTTTAATGGCTTTGCGAATTGCTTGGTATAAAATTAATTATCCGCACGAATATTATGCGACTTATTTTTCAACACGATGTGATGTTTTTGATATTAAGACGATTGCTAAGGGAAGGAATGCTGTTTTAACAAAATTAACCGATATCTTATCACGAATGGATAATGGTTATAATGTTGTTAATAAGTTAACTCAAAAGGAGAAGGATTTAGTACCAGTGTTGGAAGTAGCGTTAGAAATGTATGCTCGCAAAATTGAATTTATTGGTATTAATTTAGAACATTCTCTAGCAACAAATTTTGTTGTTCAAGAGTTTGCTGGTGTTAAAAAGATTGTTCCGCCATTATCAGCATTAGATGGTTTGGGTAGTACTGTTGCTAATTCAATTGTTGAAGCGAGAACGGAAAGAGCGATTGCTTCGTTAGAAGATTTACAAAAGAGGACTAGTATTACCAAAACGCATTTAAAGGAATTTGAGGAGATGGGTATGCTATCAGGTTTAGATAAATTTGATCAAATATCTTTGAACTTTTTTGAATAG
- a CDS encoding phosphatidate cytidylyltransferase, whose protein sequence is MKKRIITSIFLISFAILYLFVGAIYQEWRGFNVWYMSYAFLIVNSMLLGITIFEVMNLRKGESFNWVIKAIIFVFAIILLWFPIAENIKYEPYWNKYDGPTRIQWWQSWMVLLVYMTFLLVILLMVKVFKKFSANDALFIFCMTLYLVFAFKAMNYIMLQPGFGWPSVSVVLLITISNDTFAYIGGTLVGKNALAPKISPSKTWEGAIIGILVTWVLVLGYIALLTEFTKYQPFANFFTTKTDAYKYVIYFLLILFLSLISHMGDLLFSFIKRNHNVKDFSQVLPGHGGFLDRIDSLSLVLIFTGFFMLIQSFSTI, encoded by the coding sequence ATGAAAAAGCGAATTATTACTAGTATCTTTTTAATTTCTTTTGCAATTTTATATTTATTTGTTGGAGCGATATATCAAGAGTGAAGAGGTTTTAATGTTTGATATATGTCATATGCATTTTTAATAGTTAATAGTATGTTATTAGGGATTACAATTTTTGAGGTGATGAATTTAAGGAAAGGAGAAAGTTTTAATTGAGTTATTAAAGCTATTATTTTTGTTTTTGCAATTATATTATTATGGTTTCCCATAGCAGAGAATATTAAGTATGAACCGTATTGAAATAAGTATGATGGTCCAACTCGGATTCAGTGATGACAATCATGAATGGTATTATTAGTTTATATGACATTTTTGTTAGTTATTTTACTAATGGTGAAAGTTTTTAAGAAGTTTAGTGCTAATGATGCATTATTTATATTTTGTATGACACTTTATTTAGTATTTGCTTTTAAAGCAATGAATTATATTATGCTTCAACCAGGGTTTGGTTGACCATCAGTTAGTGTGGTTTTATTAATTACTATTAGTAATGATACATTTGCTTATATTGGCGGAACATTAGTTGGCAAAAATGCTCTTGCTCCAAAAATTAGTCCTAGTAAAACATGAGAAGGGGCGATTATTGGTATTTTAGTAACCTGGGTACTTGTTTTAGGATATATTGCGTTATTAACGGAGTTTACGAAGTATCAGCCATTTGCTAACTTTTTTACAACGAAAACAGATGCTTATAAATATGTAATTTATTTCTTGTTAATTTTATTTTTGTCATTAATAAGTCATATGGGTGATTTACTTTTTTCATTTATTAAACGGAATCATAATGTAAAAGATTTTTCTCAGGTTTTACCAGGTCACGGAGGATTTTTGGATCGGATTGATAGTTTGTCATTGGTATTAATATTTACTGGATTTTTTATGTTAATCCAGAGCTTTTCAACAATTTAA
- a CDS encoding IS1/IS1595 family N-terminal zinc-binding domain-containing protein: MEKIIQELVNTLTDDQFLEFYEKVKQQAELIKKQKRLNEIDQKFRAQGIKCPKCESYHCVKNGHNSEGKQKYLCKNCRASFDAFRNHFIYWSHLNYEQWNLLIQISLLGQSSKTISRFIKTTLETAWYNRQKLMKSKQLENTQLKFKKLSGKIQIDKTLDFLQN, translated from the coding sequence ATGGAAAAAATAATTCAAGAACTAGTAAATACTTTAACAGATGATCAATTTTTAGAATTTTATGAAAAAGTCAAACAACAAGCAGAATTAATAAAAAAACAAAAACGGTTAAATGAAATTGATCAAAAATTTAGAGCGCAAGGTATTAAATGCCCTAAATGTGAATCTTACCATTGCGTTAAAAATGGACATAATTCAGAAGGAAAACAAAAATATTTATGTAAAAATTGCCGTGCAAGTTTTGACGCTTTTCGTAATCATTTTATTTATTGAAGTCATTTAAATTATGAACAATGAAATTTATTGATTCAAATTTCATTGCTGGGGCAATCTAGTAAAACAATTTCTCGTTTTATTAAAACTACATTAGAAACTGCTTGATATAATCGTCAAAAATTAATGAAATCAAAACAATTAGAAAATACCCAATTAAAATTTAAAAAATTATCTGGTAAAATCCAAATCGATAAAACATTAGACTTCTTGCAAAATTAA
- a CDS encoding transposase family protein gives MKTQVIIEKDSKKIISSDFSYGKNHDFKILKDSKIKFLPETTVLVDLGYQGIQKINHNVLIPKRKSKKNPLNKEEKQNNERISKMRIVIENVFAILKKFKIISEKYRNRRKRFALRFNLIASIYNLQLLV, from the coding sequence ATAAAAACACAAGTTATAATTGAAAAAGATAGTAAAAAAATTATTAGTTCTGATTTTTCTTATGGTAAAAACCATGACTTTAAAATTTTAAAAGATTCAAAAATTAAATTTTTACCAGAAACAACTGTTTTAGTGGATTTAGGTTATCAAGGCATACAAAAAATTAATCATAATGTTTTAATTCCTAAAAGAAAATCAAAGAAAAACCCTTTAAATAAAGAAGAAAAGCAAAATAATGAGCGAATTTCAAAAATGAGAATTGTTATTGAAAATGTTTTTGCTATACTTAAAAAATTTAAAATTATTAGTGAAAAATATCGAAATCGTAGAAAAAGATTTGCTTTAAGATTTAATTTAATAGCTTCAATTTATAATTTACAACTATTAGTTTAA
- a CDS encoding helix-turn-helix domain-containing protein translates to MKFKKNNQISDKNFLRLTGIKHTTFNKMLEILKIEELKKRFRRGRTNKLSLENRILMTLEYWREYRTYFHIAKSYDISESSCYRNIKWIEDTLIKHPNFQQLIGQKSLLKDYFKDKTVIIDVTESQIQRPKKDKNSTTQEKRKNTQ, encoded by the coding sequence ATGAAATTTAAAAAAAATAATCAAATAAGTGATAAAAATTTTTTAAGATTAACTGGTATTAAACATACTACTTTTAATAAAATGCTAGAAATTTTAAAAATAGAAGAATTAAAAAAGAGATTTCGTCGCGGAAGAACCAATAAATTATCATTAGAAAATCGTATTTTAATGACTTTAGAATATTGAAGAGAATATAGAACTTATTTTCATATTGCAAAAAGTTATGATATTAGTGAAAGTAGTTGTTATAGAAATATCAAATGAATTGAAGACACTTTAATAAAACACCCTAATTTTCAACAACTTATTGGTCAAAAATCACTATTAAAAGATTATTTCAAAGATAAGACTGTTATAATTGATGTAACTGAAAGCCAAATCCAACGCCCAAAAAAAGACAAAAACAGCACTACTCAGGAAAAAAGAAAAAACACACAATAA
- a CDS encoding phosphate signaling complex PhoU family protein — protein sequence MCTKSIIELFNLTMKQHKEVIKALEEESISKCKIIVANDNNINKFYAEILDSAIWRIPKQQPVASDLCHIIGYMSIAKELERISDYARNIANFYLKAKPPVKYSKYIGQLSKKVLKIMQFIIKVLADETQWGKKIIQTIVKLDDIVDSEYNDINTLLIDLVLDNRLLAKLI from the coding sequence TTATGTACCAAGTCTATTATTGAATTATTTAATTTAACAATGAAACAGCATAAAGAAGTTATTAAGGCTTTAGAAGAAGAAAGCATTAGTAAATGTAAGATAATTGTTGCTAATGATAATAATATTAACAAATTTTATGCTGAAATTTTAGATAGTGCCATTTGAAGAATTCCTAAGCAACAACCAGTTGCTAGCGATTTATGCCATATTATTGGCTATATGTCAATTGCCAAAGAATTAGAAAGAATTTCTGATTATGCTCGTAACATTGCTAATTTTTATTTAAAAGCTAAACCACCAGTTAAATATAGTAAATATATTGGTCAATTATCTAAAAAAGTCTTAAAAATTATGCAGTTTATTATTAAAGTTCTTGCTGATGAAACGCAATGAGGTAAGAAAATTATTCAAACTATTGTTAAATTAGATGATATTGTTGATAGTGAGTATAACGATATTAATACTTTGTTAATTGATTTAGTTTTAGATAATAGACTTCTTGCAAAATTAATTTAA
- a CDS encoding transposase family protein, which translates to MLDKYKDENEFYSLIGIKYKTFMKMVEILKEGEAKQKQIGGRPNKLSIEQRLLMTLEYWKEYSTYRIIAKKYNISHVSCIRNIFWVENTLIKNSHFHIPGKKILLENKGTTNNLLAIDATEIPIERIKKN; encoded by the coding sequence ATGTTAGATAAATACAAAGACGAAAACGAATTTTATAGTTTAATAGGCATAAAATATAAAACTTTCATGAAAATGGTAGAAATTTTAAAAGAAGGTGAAGCTAAACAAAAACAAATTGGTGGTAGACCAAATAAATTATCAATAGAGCAAAGATTACTTATGACTTTAGAATACTGAAAAGAATATAGTACATATCGTATTATTGCAAAAAAATATAATATTAGTCATGTTAGTTGTATTCGTAATATCTTTTGAGTTGAAAATACTCTAATAAAAAATAGTCACTTTCATATACCTGGCAAAAAGATATTATTAGAAAATAAGGGTACTACTAATAATTTATTAGCAATTGATGCTACAGAAATTCCAATTGAAAGAATTAAAAAAAACTAA
- a CDS encoding transposase family protein: MFSGKKRQHSLKSQIIIDLFNNKIISVDFCYGSTHDYKLFLKSNTLINPKLELIADSGYQGLQNVHKNTLLPIKKSKNNF, encoded by the coding sequence TTATTTTCTGGTAAGAAAAGGCAACATTCATTAAAATCGCAAATAATTATTGATTTATTTAACAATAAAATTATTTCAGTAGATTTTTGTTATGGCAGTACTCATGATTATAAGTTATTTTTAAAATCAAATACACTTATAAATCCAAAATTAGAATTAATTGCCGATTCAGGATATCAAGGTTTGCAAAATGTTCATAAAAATACATTATTGCCAATTAAAAAGAGTAAAAATAATTTTTAA
- a CDS encoding IS1/IS1595 family N-terminal zinc-binding domain-containing protein, whose amino-acid sequence MEKIIQELVNTLTDDQFLEFYEKIKQQAELIKKQKRLNEIDQKFRAHGIKCPKCESYHCVKNGHNSEGKQKYLCKNCRASFDAFRNHFIYWSHLNYEQWNLLIQISLLGQSSKTISRFIKTTLKTAWYNRQKLMKSKQLENTQLKFKKLSGKIQIDETFIKEIHKGNFKYKTDPRRIHLDPFATNTKCCIQMAIDNNNNIYVKSTNTKRLQKQWVIENMNKELINENSIITSDMQKLYFLVAKQTNSTLCVTKTTINPEASYRNLNKISKLQSSLKEALIHYHGLGFTNIQNYLNLWKWKYQHKGLTPNQQTAVLYFNV is encoded by the coding sequence ATGGAAAAAATAATTCAAGAACTAGTAAATACTTTAACAGATGATCAATTTTTAGAATTTTATGAAAAAATCAAACAACAAGCAGAATTAATAAAAAAACAAAAACGTTTAAATGAAATTGATCAAAAATTTAGAGCGCACGGTATTAAATGCCCTAAATGTGAATCTTACCATTGCGTTAAAAATGGACATAATTCAGAAGGAAAACAAAAATATTTATGTAAAAATTGTCGTGCAAGTTTTGACGCTTTTCGTAATCATTTTATTTATTGAAGTCATTTAAATTATGAACAATGAAATTTATTGATTCAAATTTCATTGCTGGGACAATCTAGTAAAACAATTTCTCGTTTTATTAAAACTACATTAAAAACTGCTTGATATAATCGTCAAAAATTAATGAAATCAAAACAATTAGAAAATACCCAATTAAAATTTAAAAAATTATCTGGTAAAATCCAAATCGATGAAACATTCATTAAAGAAATCCATAAAGGAAATTTCAAATATAAAACTGATCCACGAAGAATTCACCTTGACCCATTCGCAACTAATACTAAATGCTGTATTCAAATGGCAATTGATAATAATAACAATATTTATGTTAAATCCACAAACACCAAACGTTTACAAAAACAATGAGTTATTGAAAATATGAACAAAGAATTAATTAACGAAAATTCAATTATTACTTCTGATATGCAAAAATTATATTTTTTAGTAGCAAAACAAACAAATTCTACTTTATGTGTAACTAAAACAACAATTAATCCTGAAGCTAGTTATCGTAACTTAAATAAAATCAGTAAATTACAATCTAGTCTTAAAGAAGCCTTAATTCATTATCATGGTTTAGGTTTTACTAATATTCAAAATTATTTAAATCTCTGAAAATGAAAATACCAACATAAGGGTTTAACTCCAAACCAACAAACAGCGGTATTATATTTTAATGTATAA
- a CDS encoding transposase family protein: MIFFILSRVFDKIKKNNPLNPDKKEYNSFLSKVRIVIEHVFARLKRFKILVYRYRNKIRRFGLRFNLISGI; encoded by the coding sequence ATGATTTTTTTTATTTTATCAAGAGTTTTCGACAAAATTAAAAAAAATAATCCTTTAAATCCAGATAAAAAGGAATATAATAGCTTTTTAAGTAAAGTTAGAATTGTCATTGAACATGTTTTTGCTAGATTAAAAAGATTTAAAATACTAGTTTATCGTTATCGCAATAAGATTAGAAGATTTGGATTACGATTTAACTTAATTTCAGGAATATAA